In Glycine max cultivar Williams 82 chromosome 10, Glycine_max_v4.0, whole genome shotgun sequence, the DNA window gtgtgatttttaataaattttcttaattcattAATCAGTTCTATAAGTCATTGGTTAACAAGACCTATAATTTAACAATTTGCATAAAATCTTAAATTCAAAAATACGgaactaatattaattattatattatattttctaattattaatcaattacttcGTATGATTTATCTGTATAATTAGATGAAAATatcattaactaatttttatatgcCAACCACATTGTGATTCACGCAAGACAgtattctttataattttgttttactatATTATAACTGAagtcataatttaaaaatctgACTAAAAAACATTAAAGCGAGTCAAAATAATcgacaaataaataaatcatgcaTCTTCCAAATGTCGAGATATGTTAATacctattaaataaaaaaagttaaaaataaatggaaagTCGAGAAGTAAAAATTGTCTACAATGAAAAACTCAGTAAATAAGATGAATTTAAATTAGAATACAAAATTTAGAGAGTAGAGTGTCACTCTCTTAATTGAATATTGGTAATAGTATCTTTCTTGTCTTGTTAATTTAGACGTGTATTTCACAATTCACACGTTATCTTACAACTAGTAGTACAGTATATGATAATAATAGGGCGGCGCATTTTGCGTTCATTCTTGAGCAAGAAGGTTTCTCGAGTCAGAGTTGTTGCCCCAAGCTCTCTCCTTCCATATGAGTTCTACTTCATCGAAGGTCAATCCTTTGGTCTCTGGAACATATATAAGGACAAACACAAAGGCAAGCACTGATATAGCTGCAAGAATCAAGAAAGTGGAACCTATCCCTATAGCTTCAACAATCGAAAGAAAGCTCTGAGACACAACCAAATTTGAAACCCAACACACAGTAGCTGACATGCCCCCACAAATTCCTCTATATTCCTCCGGATATATCTCCGAGTTCACCGTCCATGGCACAGGCCCCATCCCCGGCGAGAAAAATGCAATGTATATGACTAAACCCAGCACTGCAAGCCATCCACTCGAAGATGATGATTCGTTTAAAAATGAGACAGACAAGACGATCAAAGATGCAAACACTCCTCCTAAGCTACAAAGTGCTAACATTCTGCGGCCGGCATGGTCAATTAGGTAAATGCCAAGAATTGTTCCAGTAGCATTCATGGCGGCAACTATGAGAGACAGAAGAAGAGCCAACTCATTAGAGTTGAAACCAGCCATTTGGACAATGGTAGGGCTGTAGTACATCACTGTGTTTATTCCTGTGAACTGCTGGAAAGCCTGCAGCCCAGCTCCGACGAGGAATGCTAGTTTGATTTCTTTAGATCTAAAAACATCACCGAATTTGATACTTTGGCGCTCTTGCGCGGACTGAGTGGTGAGAAAATCAACTTCGTCATGAAAGCGAGCAGGGTCGTAGTAGATCTTAGAGAGGACATGAACAGCTTCATTTTTCCTATTCTTGATAAAGAGCCATCTTGGGGACTCGGGGAGGAAGAGCATGAGAAGAAACTGAAGAATTGCAGGGAAAGCAGAGACACCGAGCATCCATCGCCATGTGCCGCTCACACGCGTGAAAGAAAGGTTAACGATGTAGGAAAGGAACTGGCCAGCAGTGATCATGAGAACATTGGTGCTGACCAAAGAACCCCTGATTTCAGATGGAGATGCTTCTGCAATGTAGACAGGAGAGGTGACAGAGGCAACACCCACACCCAAACCAACAAGAAGGCGTCCAAGAATGAGAAGATGAGGGTCTGGTGCTGCTGCCATCCCTATTGCTCCAATAATAAATATCACATCTGCAATCAGAGTCGCCTTCTTTCTTCCATAAGCATCGTTTATCCATCCTCCTCCTGCTGCTCCAACTATTGCACCCCCAATTGCCATGCTCACTATTGTTTCCTGAACCAACTCACTTTCTCTGACCCCTTCAAAATCATCTTTAATATATAGAAGGGCTCCTGATATCACACCTGTACTTCAACAAGgacaaaattaattcattaatacAATAATCTATCTTCTGCTATTAATCAGCTGCTATATACCCACCTGTGTCGTAGCCAAAAAGCATGCCTCCAATGCCAGCCACAGCACTGAGTCCCAGAATATAAGGATTCTTGAAAAATGACATTTTGCGCTCAGGAAACAAATCCAAATACCCTGAGCTTCCTGGCGTCGATTGTATGGTGGTCATCGTCATTCTCCTCAATTCGATTCAATTATGCAATTACCAACGTCAATCCTCCTAATCTAGTTATCAACCAATTTACCCCCCCAACCCTGACTCAATTGAATGGAAACTGGCATTAAACCATCGGCAATGAGGAATGTGTATATTACTTTACTGTTTCCAAAGGTATCAAACGAGGAATTTTTGAAGATTCCCTCCCCAGATTAACGTTTTCCTTTGTCCGGTGATTCACAGGAGGAAAAGAAAGGACAGAGACACGCTATGGCTATGCAATCTGTCAGGAAAATTCGGAGGATCCTTACCATTTAAAGACAGGATCCCTCCCAAAATCTTATATGTAACGTCTTTTTCTTATAACCAAATCTCTTATTTATTAACTTCCCAtttttaagctttttttttataaaaaaaaattgcagttttgaaatttttgatagttaatttttttaaaaaataagctcaaaaggtaattttgatattcttatcgtaccttaaaataacttttggagaaaaaaaatccaattttataaaaatatctttaaaacttGCTCCTACTTATCGTAGGTCTCAAATAACAATTAGAATTGTTTCTAATTTGAAAATTGTAATTAATGTAACAGGAGggaaaaagtttaaataaagaaaaccgTCTCAATGGGTAATTCGCTGATAAATATGtttctgaaagatgaaaatataaaatttagtctctgaaaacgtaaaaagtgtgacaaatatatcctGTCGTTAACTTCCGTCGTCACCGTTAATAAAGTTGCAGAAGGACAAATTTTTCACTGGAATGATTGCCAACGTGGATGGCCcggcatatttgtcataatatttttttgactttttgtctatgacaaatgcgtccctaaaagatacaaatataaaatttagtttctgaaaatataaaaagtatgacaaatatatccggatgttaataatagattataacctattattattattattattattattatcattattatatgtTTGTAACTTACTGTTATTCGTTTAcatttttgaattgtcttttaatatatatattattattattttgatttcttcatcaaattttaatttttactgttaaaaaaaactttatcttatattttataattttattaaatttctattaaatttctcacttttaatctttaaaattattttatatcccaATTTCAACTTAAATACTCTAACATTTAGATTGAAATTAATATGGAGTGTTTCGCATAGAAAAAACCTACCAAGCCGCATGAACACAGCATTCCAGGATCCATGTTTTATCATCTCCATGCTGTCGGAAAATATCTCCTCCATTCTATTGGGCaattactaattataaaatagtataaatagcatataaaaaattattcaattaataaacgatcattttattaaaaataataagtgaagtataaaatacaaatatttaataataataataataagtgtaGAATTTTAGTCTTAAACTAAAAACGTATTAAATTTAcataaagactaaaatcaaatttcaaaatattttacacaGTGACCAAGAATTTCAAACGTGACTTACTATTGAAAAGTTCTCAAACAATCGTTAAATCAAAAGTTATGATTTCTTATTTCTCACAAAATGTGCATGGATGTGTGCCTGTTCAGTCCAACATTAAACACTAATATGATGGGATATACAAATTATCACGAcaactagaaagaaaaaatgtatatgGAAAATTCAGATACATGAGAAcggaaacatatatttttttatcgatcGTTAAGAAACGTGAATTTAATCCTTCCTAACTTTTAAAACATGACGAATTCTTAAAAAGAAAGGACGAAAtccacattatttttatttctttcaagttTGAGGACCAttcatcaatatgaaaatatagaaaccTTGATCACATTTGACCGagaatataagaattaaaaatacattttgtcCAAGTTATACAAATTCAGATAGATGGAAATTTTCTAGCAACAGAACAAAACATTCAAATTTATCACATCCCAAccattttttgtataaaatcatCTAAATTCCTTCAACTGTGTTACAATAGACAATATTATTACGTTAGTagtaataaacaaaatacataCCCTTGTCATGTCACCAATTCAGTTTCTAGATAATAACTTACTGAAACTAATATCAGTAATGTGAAAACTACAACACAGTAAAATTGCAAGAGTAAAAAACCTATGCCAAAGGATTCTGGTGCCAGATCCATGAAAATTAATGACACACTATTTACCCCCATCAGTCTCTTGGGCGGGCAAGCCAAAGAGAGCTAAGGGCACGCAACCTAGAAAAGTAGTCATGTATTGCAAGTAGTGCACGAGCCGACTGCCGAGTTGTCAATATGCGGTGAATTTGATGCAACGTCTGCTGGCGCAAGTTGTCAGCCTTTCA includes these proteins:
- the LOC100777393 gene encoding inositol transporter 1; protein product: MTMTTIQSTPGSSGYLDLFPERKMSFFKNPYILGLSAVAGIGGMLFGYDTGVISGALLYIKDDFEGVRESELVQETIVSMAIGGAIVGAAGGGWINDAYGRKKATLIADVIFIIGAIGMAAAPDPHLLILGRLLVGLGVGVASVTSPVYIAEASPSEIRGSLVSTNVLMITAGQFLSYIVNLSFTRVSGTWRWMLGVSAFPAILQFLLMLFLPESPRWLFIKNRKNEAVHVLSKIYYDPARFHDEVDFLTTQSAQERQSIKFGDVFRSKEIKLAFLVGAGLQAFQQFTGINTVMYYSPTIVQMAGFNSNELALLLSLIVAAMNATGTILGIYLIDHAGRRMLALCSLGGVFASLIVLSVSFLNESSSSSGWLAVLGLVIYIAFFSPGMGPVPWTVNSEIYPEEYRGICGGMSATVCWVSNLVVSQSFLSIVEAIGIGSTFLILAAISVLAFVFVLIYVPETKGLTFDEVELIWKERAWGNNSDSRNLLAQE